DNA from Ziziphus jujuba cultivar Dongzao chromosome 2, ASM3175591v1:
ATCTCAAAGGAATTTGCAGAGACACTTACTCGCGTGGCCATCTTCTATAAAGCAGTTTTCTAGTTTTTGGAAACAACAGTTCTTAATAAAACGTTTGTTGAATATAGTACAAGGCCAAACAAGGGCCTATAagttcattttattttactgtCTCTATTCGATGGTTGTAAAGATTGAATATTCTGCTTTTTCACATGGTAATTAAGTTTAACCAAAAGGCATAAATCAGACAGAAACATCCCAAAATACTTCTACACTAAAGCAGTAGTTCAACAGATAACCAGTAAGCGAAAACATGATAATTTTGGAGGGCAGACAATACCTGCATGTTGCCTATGAGATGTGAAAACAGAATGAGACCAGCCGTGCAAATAAGAATGCTAAATAATGTTTCAGCACTCCTGGTACTTGCAATAATATTTTGTCCATATGCACTGCATATGTGGAATCAAGTTATGTATTACTACAGACTGCATGCTGTTGAATTTCAACATGCAATATCAAACCCACaagaaggaaacaaaaatagtaAGATTGTTCCCAATAGAATTTGCcaagtaaaaatttttttagtaaacAAGAACTGTATCGTATTGGAAATAgacatacaaataattaaagaaaaggttTAGAACTGTTCCAGATTCCAATTGTATTTTcatgtaaaatattattagattcATAGCTTAAGAACAGATGGAAGAGTTTGACAGCTGGTACTTAGCATGATCAAGTATTAACATATAAATGCAAAAAGGATTCAGACAGTGAATAACCTTGTAGAATCATCAAACAATACCTTAAACTTTTCAAACCCCACCAAAGGCAATAAAAATACTTCTCCTTGAAGTTTGATTTAGCAATTTGACTAGTAAAAGCATCCGCAAACATTCCAAAATCGAAATTTCTGTCATCATTTAGAGCATCGCAATGAACAACAATATTGGTACGGCCCAGCCAAAGATCGCGTTCTGGATTATCCTTATTGGTACAATCTAAAAACGAAGCATGACAGGAAGGAGAATGCGTGCCATTCATCTCCTTCCGACATTCCATTTTCCAGCACTGGTACTGTCTCTGGATGGATAACACATACCATGAAGCTCCAGTTACCTGCACTGACAATTTGAGAACATAATGATGATAACaacaaaatgggaaaaaaaaaggctgaAAGTTTTTATAAGAATTCATTAGAAGGTAAGCAAGACGATTAAACAATGCATAGGAAACAAAACATGGGGAAATAAGTCCTTACATGACTAGCAAGCATATATAGAAGGAGATTGTAAGCTGCCCCTGCCCAAGTAGTCTTGGCTATTACACCAGTTGTTTTGATAATCCTTCTGTTCAGAgggaaaataaggaaaaatcgAGGAATATATTGAATAAGAACAATTAGAGACAGAGTGTGATTAGCATGAGCGGCTGTTGAATTCTTCAATGCGGGAATTACAAACCAAATAACAATCTGCCAAAagcaacccaaaaataaataaataaataagtaaaaaggcAATTTCAATTTGATGATGATTTAATGAAATaggattatatataaatatagaatcTTTGCTTTATAAGCATATCAATTTTCACATGATTAACATATTGGTGTCATGGGAAATctttacattttatattttctgaAACAATTAAAAGCGATGCCATTTTATAATACATCCTACATGAATTTTTCCCAGttcaaacattttcacaaacacATTACTATCAATACCAAgttaattcatttttaattttttttttttttttaaaaaaaagaaaaatccaagaTGGGCCCAAATATCATCAATCAAACACCACTAACTTTATTTCTTCACAACCTGTGGGAGAGGAAGAGTGGCTGCGAAATCAATGAAGAAATCAGATTTGAGGTAGTGAATGGCAATGGCTCTTGGGTCAGTGACAAGCTCACCCCTGCCGAAAACCCGGGAACTCGGGGCAATAAAAGCGGTCCTGAATTTCATGGTAATGTGAAGGAGATAGAAGAAGTCGGTGAAGGTACGGAGCAAGGTGACGAGGACGCCGAGGTTGATGTCGATGTCCATACAAGCTGAATCGGACTTGGAAATTACAGGGAGGTAGAAGTAGAGGGGGTCGATGAACATGGCGATGAGACAAGTGATGAGGAAGATCTGGTTCCAGCGGCTGACCAAATCGGATCCCGGGTCGAGGATTTGGTACCACCATGGGATTTTCTTGCGGAGAGAGAAAGGGGTTGAGAAATGGGGGAAGCGAGACGAAGGCGCTGGAAGGTAAGATGGGAAGCTgtgcatcttcttcttcttcttctagctTCCACTCTCATGGCcatccaagagagagagagagagagagagagagagagaaattaaaaataaaagctagGGTTTGGTGGATCAGAGGGATTAGAGAGATTTGTGgtagacgaagaagaagaagagcaaaACTCCCTGAGATTTCGGTTTGCAATGACCGTTATACCGGTAAAACGcgccaaaatattattttctcattttatttatttatttttagtttgcttcaaggaaaaaatggaaaccATAGATGGGATCCACGTGGAATGCATGGGTCCCACCTAATTTATAAgtgcaagaatttttttttaattagattattgttattatcattattattattttttaaaaaattgttattgtaATTGGCTTCTTTTCTAAGAAAGCTATTTTACAAGACtgaaattttgtattaaaatatgatttttaaataaattagtttaaATTATCTGTGTAGcggtaaaaattatttttttaaaaataatctaattCTAAGATGGCTATGAAAAGTAGAAAGCTAGTTTACAAGACtgaaattttgtattaaaatatgacttttaattaaattagtttAAATTGTCTGtgttgtggtaaaaattatttttttaatagtaatcTAATTCTAAGATGGCTATGAAAAGTAAAAAGCTAGTTTAAAAGACtgaaattttgtattaaaatatgagttttaattaaattagtttAAATTGTCTGTGAAgtggtaaaaaatattttttaataataatctaagtttgaatcaccttattttaaaaattaataataaaattagtttaaaCTTATTACAGTAAGATGCTCATAAAATTTCAtctaaaaaagcaaataaaagtaCAACTTGTGAGCCAAATAAGATTTTCATCCGACACTAAAAGTAAAAGGTTATTTTTTCTCTCTGGTTAATCTTCTCGGGAAAATTTAAGAGGGAGAAGAAAATAAAGGTTCTTTTACTGTAATCAAGTAAAACCTTTAGCAGTTAATTAGTTTTCACATTATGCTTTGCATTTAGACCATATATTCAAAAGTTTTCAAGTCGGCAGCGcccacaaaattaattaattgaataaattcataaccttttttttccccttattcttctttttgtatttttaatgagaattttcttcttttgcttttagAACTTAGAAACAGATCcttcttcttttgcttttagAACTTAGAAACAGatccttcttcttttatttttataactgAAAAAgagattatatataaattatcattAGGGTTATACAATgcatataaatatggataaataaataaaaaaataacataattaactattattatattattttctatattatttgatgaataaatttgataattatagcattattatcaaaaattattattttcttatgtaGAATGAAGGGGTTTGAATTTTAAGTTCATATATGatttcttttgctcttttagcaaatttatatGGTCAATAATACATTTTCAATCTTAGCATTAATTTCAAACTAGATAATTTAAAGAGTTCATAATGATTTTACCATTAAAATGTTCCAATTCTTAACAGTAAATGGGAAGaacttactatatatataaaaaaaaaatttaaatgaatctTTGTCGTTAAacttcatataaaatttaaaattgtaatattttaattaaaaaaaaggagaaactaGTAATTTAACacataataaattcaaattttgatgtCTAGATGCCTCACctaccatcatttttttttttaaaaaaagggaaaagtaaTTTCCTGGGAGAGAATTACTTCTTGTCCATCTATAAAAAATGCAACCATATCAAATTGAACTTGTCAGTTTTTCAGGAGATAGTTGTACCACATACAATCTCATCACATATCATCAAACtcacacagaaaaaaaaaaaacatcacaGTGTGAACAAAATCATAAATCAGAAGAGAATCCCACAAAGTCTTCAATATTTGGCCCCAGTAAGAAAGTTTCTACCATTTAGTACACCTTTATTTTCTCTATGCACGCTAGctatatatgcatatagatatatctatatatataatcatctcCAAGCAGTGACATATATTAGTTTCACAGGTAGCTGCCGGGGCTGGTGAAACTCATGGAAAGGAGGAGTACTAGTACCTCTGGCATAATCTCTGCTGCATTCTCTAAGGATTtgcatctcaaatttccaaAAGAAGATGGGGTTTTTCATCTGCAGGTTAGTAATAATGGTAACAATATTGGTGAAAACAGGTTGTTCTCTTCTTCAGTACTACTACCTGCAGCCATGGCCGTCCCTGCTGGAACTGAAACGAATACTGCAAAAACTACTTGTAAAGAGGCTGCTAAAGCTgctgctgatgatgatgatgatcatcatcataGTATTGTTCATCCTGAAATTTCCGGATGGTTTTCCGAGCATTGTCCGATATGGCCAGGTGGGTTTTTTGATCAGAATATCATACATGTTTGATTCATGTTCATATTAATGTTATGATTGAATCTGGGCTTGGTCATATGTTATAGTTGAGATACATATGGGGATTTTCATACTGACTTGGCTTATTGTTTACTTTTTACCTTGTATCTATATTCACCCATAAGCTTCTACTATATATAATGGAAATTTCTCTTTtgctaatgataataataacaataaagggATACATGAGATCTATACCTCTCTGCTGCATGCATGCCCtaatgatcatttttttttttttttaatttcatttcccTTGGATTTTTATGGAGCATGAAgttaattactatatataagTACTCTTGCTTCAACATAGgcttagatatatatttatatactatgTTCTGCAATCTCTTGTTAATATATGAGAAAAGACTTGCAAACTATCATAGATACTATAGCATGCACATATTTGTTCACAAAAGGGTAAGACGATGATTTTGGACAAAACTTCATTTTTACCAGTAtatgtattattaatattgtttgttgcttattttaatttcttgtgaTTATTTCAATTTAGGGgctactttgtttttttctaagcacgTGAGAGACACATAGTCAACCAGGAAAGAAAAGTACACATGTCTCAcgtttatatatattcatagatCAAAGGCATAGAATATGGTGCTTTTTGGAGTTTACTTTAATTATTATGGAAATTGCTAAACAATGTTTTGGCTTCTTCTGCTCCTACCATTTGCACGCAAAGTTTTCAGGgttgtaaatataaaattatgacTTAATTACACtttagtatttttataatttgaaaattttgtattttttaaattaaaatttaaaatgttacaaTTTAGGTTTCTAAACTCCAATCTGTTCTTGGatccaaattagattttttGGCTAATAGTTATTAacaatttcattatatttaaacaatattaaaacataatttattgtaatttagattctttagtttttatttgttgctgtttcaaaaaaaaaaaaataatttaatagggAGCAATTTAGGCTATATATTTTCGAAAGCATTGCATTTTAATTAATACTCAAACAGTTAACCACCAATCTAATTAGAATAAAATACAACATATTGAACCTTGATAGTCTTTTATCCTATCATAAAATTAACAATCTAGAACATCCATATAGAAAATTGTTAtgtataataattttcattCTCAAAAAGAGGAGGGTGTGTCTCATACCCACAATCTCATAATGTGGGAGTAAAAAATTTACCGCTGGCTCAATATCACTTGGTAGAAGGTTGGTTGTTATACATAACTTTGCTTTGAAATGGGTACTAATCCTATGTATACAGTATACTTGATATGAATATATCTTGCAGGGCAAGCACACTTTTTGAAGGTCGAAAAGATGTTATTTCAGGGAAAGTCCGAGTACCAAAGTATGATGGTATTTCAGGTATGTACAATCAGTCCGAatatttaatttccttcaaacatataattatatacaatCAATGTACAtaatctatttataatataaaatatatagattatgtTCAATGTAACATATGATTATAGTGTATGAGTTAGCTTATGgtgaatgcaaaaaaattaataacggTAATAATAAACATGCTGACCCTTATTAATTGGCAGTCACAAGCATATGGGAAGGTATTTGTGCTGGATGGAGCACTTCAACTTACTGAAAAGGATGAGTGTGCTTACCAAGAAATGATTACCCACCTTCCTCTTTGCTccattccaaatccaaaaaagGTTTTCTATCTAGTTCTCTATCTCATccctatatttatattatataatattcattcCATTTCAACctcaaattatttatatataaatatatatatataatatatatatatatatatatatatatattgttattataagataaaattaatactgaagAAGTTAGCTTGAGCAAGTAAGTACTTTTTGGGATGTCTTCATTTTCCAATTccatcatgatttttttttcccatcatGAAGAATTTGGCAAATATTGCTCTTAGTGATGATCATGGAGATCTTGTATTGTCATTGATCAGGTGTTATTGATTGGAGGAGGAGATGGTGGTATCTTAAGGGAAATTTCACGTCACTCTACTGTCCACCAAATTGATATCTGCGAAATAGACACTATGCTAATTGATGTGAGCTAGTGATTATAAACATACATGTACCAACATTTATTTAGAGATCAGATATATAATGAGTGTGGACGCCCATGCTATTATGATGGGGTCCACATCCAATTACATAGATTTTCCTTTTCTAAAAGACCAATCTTTTTTTTACTTAGAAATTGCTGATCCTCATCATAATATGGACGTTTATTCTCATcattaaaattacatatatataaataaatggtattaatttgtcattttaaTTTTCAGGTTTATAAGGAATTTTTTCCTGATATTGCTGTTGGATATGAAGACTCTCGCGTAACACTTCATGTTAAAGATGGTAACAAGTCTACTTTTTATCTGcagataatatttatatatatatatatatattggagaagagaaatttaaatttgcaattattttctaaaagtaAGTAGTTTTCCATTGGCTTGTCCCAAGTTAGACACAttcctatatatttatatgtgtatatattaatGGAAATACACACATGGCAGGAAATGCGTTTTTGAAGTCTGTTCCAGGAGGAACCTATGATGCTATAATTGTGGATGCCTTTGAACCCATTAGTATATATCTTCTTCATTatctataattatataattaattacctctAGTTTTAAATCCAATTTCTGttttcagtatatatatatatatatatatacacactctaATTAAAGCATACACAtacaaatgtgtatatatacaattcAGGGTCTGATGATGAACTTCACCGAACTCCGTTCTTTGGGTTGGTGGCAAAAGCTCTTCGGCCAGGTGGAGTCCTTTGTATTCAAGCAGAGAGCATATGGTTCCAATCCCTAAATATTGAACAACTTTTATCAAAATATCACCAAATTTTCAAAGGCTCTGTTCGATATGCATGGACTATTGTTCCTGCTTATCCAAGGCATGAAttctcatctctctctctctctctctctctctcacacacaaccccccccccccccccctctttatttcactcatatatatatatatatgtatatgtatccaTATAAACTCAAAATATCGTATTATAAACAATTTTACAAGGTAAAACTAATATTACATAtttcgtttttattttcttttatatatatgtatatattttttgttattgattattattttaaatatttcagtgGGGTAATTGGTTTCTTGCTTTGCTCTAAGGAGGGGCCATCTGTGGAGTTCAAATATCCGATTAACCCAATTGATCCTAATGAGACACATGGTGTAGCAAAAACACCCTTGAAGTTCTATAACTCTGAGGTGATCATATATATTTCCTctaaatttaaaactatttacctaagattattttatatacatatatatatatatatatatatttacatacaatCTATCTCTCATCTTATGGGAACTGATACAGATTTGTATCACGCAATATATTGTGGGGGAAAACTCACATCATAAAATATGTTCTAGGAAGAAAAAGGTCCCATGCATAACATGTATAATGTGATCGTCGACACCAAAATCTATCAGGGTTCCTACTAAGAGATTAGCTATTTACATACAACCAATCTCTTATCAGATCCACAAAATAGTGTCAAACTAAAGACTACTATCACAATCCTTAGATTTGTTTGTATTTGCTTTGttgatctaattttaagttAAAATATTGATATGATAGATTTTTGGTTTAATAATATGAGATCAATCTAATGAAACACagattaatatgtatatatatttgatgacttttcttttttgtcaatATATCAGATGCACTCGGCTGCATTTTGTTTGCCATCTTTTGCAAAGAAGGTGATTGACTCGAAAGTAAGTGAATGAAGAAGTTGGTAGATGCACAACTCAGACAGCAaagggattatatatatatgttcatctaGAAGATATTCATATATGATTAGCAATGTTTGCCACCATACACACTTACTCCAACAAAATCTTTTCCAAACCCAAACATCATCATTGTGTTTTTGATTGCAACTCTTAAAAGGATTGGACTCCATAATttgtttcattatatatatgcacaattTAATCACTTTCGAAGTTGGTTtgctttgaaataataataaattcaaacttTGTCTAATTTACGTGTCCATGTTTGCCAATTTATTCAGTAAGCACTTTTTCTCTTATAATTGTGTTATGTTTTGGTTTCTCTTATCTGTCGAGAACAATATTATTAAGTACTCttgataaaaattcaattaagtTTAATACAAAGTTACTTCATCAAgttattcatattatatatgtaagtTGTACTATTCATATTCCACAAAGTTGCGGTACTCATCCAATAAGAATATCCTGCTTAATAGAAATATTTCTTGTGCACAAAGCAAACTGATCTGGATGCCACTAAGCGAACAAGTTATAGGCTAAAAAAGTGggggttaattatattttgatacaaTCTACTTGCAGAATTTTTGCAATTTAGGTTATTAACTTTTCAACTCAACaatttaaatgattaattttttaattttgttgcaaTTTATCCCTTTCGgacttttaattaataaagcGTACCATCCAACTCATGTGACCTATTAAATTCCATTAAATTTTACtcgagaaaatattaaaatacaaaattataaaactagTTTTAAAGATCtacaattttagtattttattatttaaaatttgatacagTTTAAATAGTTTATGCCAacttttagaagaaaaaaaattaaaggtaccaaaatgcaaaattttgaaaataattttattattttatattttaacatattCTAGTATGAAAATTAACACAATTTAATACTAATCACTTAGAAGATAGTTAAACCTTATAGCAACAAGTCAAATAATTAAGGTCTAAATTGtaacaatttgaaaaattaagatCTCAATTGAtgaattaaaaattgtttaaattacAAAACCCTATAGGTGAAAATAGCAAagtttaatccaaaaaaataatattaattaatttgatatggAAAATCCCCTTCCATGAAAGACAAACTAAACCGACTCCATGATGAAGCCACATGAttgcaaaatatatacataaaaatatgtatatataaacgaTGAATATATCTATACCAAACTTAGTTCCAAATTTATTAGCTGTAATATTCTGGGGTTATGAGAAATTATTGCTGTAATCATGAGCTTGACTACCAACAAACTACAATaggaatatatttgaaaaaggtTGGAGAGCTGATCGTCATACTCACATTGGCAAAACCAGAAAAGGTTGTTCAACTAATTTATTCTCTTGAGAACGAAAGGAATATTTTCATATACATGTGTATACACAGTCTAAaacttattaataaatatatagtttggTCATAAAGTTAATCCAGTCAGGGTGAGACTATATCCATCCAATGtatattaatcatatatatatgttctctTTTTATTGATTATGATGTGATACATGCTTATTTCACACTAGATATGGTCATTAGAGATtagagtaaaataaaaaataaaagtaaagcaTTTTGGATGGAAGAAAGGCAAATAAAATGATTAGGAGTTCCTTgtgtgaatttgaaaatggacAAAAAGGAAACATCGGCATTTGggtaaatttttatcttttatcaagtacacacacatatgtaaatctctttttgtttttagaatcTCTATGGATGAAGTA
Protein-coding regions in this window:
- the LOC107408278 gene encoding probable cyclic nucleotide-gated ion channel 16 — its product is MHSFPSYLPAPSSRFPHFSTPFSLRKKIPWWYQILDPGSDLVSRWNQIFLITCLIAMFIDPLYFYLPVISKSDSACMDIDINLGVLVTLLRTFTDFFYLLHITMKFRTAFIAPSSRVFGRGELVTDPRAIAIHYLKSDFFIDFAATLPLPQIVIWFVIPALKNSTAAHANHTLSLIVLIQYIPRFFLIFPLNRRIIKTTGVIAKTTWAGAAYNLLLYMLASHVTGASWYVLSIQRQYQCWKMECRKEMNGTHSPSCHASFLDCTNKDNPERDLWLGRTNIVVHCDALNDDRNFDFGMFADAFTSQIAKSNFKEKYFYCLWWGLKSLSAYGQNIIASTRSAETLFSILICTAGLILFSHLIGNMQSYLQSTSARLEEWRVKRKDTEEWMRHRQLPPELQNRVRRFVQYKWIATRGVDEEAILQDLPLDIRRQIQRHLCLALVRRVNFFAQMDNQLLDAICERLVSSLNTKDTYIVREGDPVNEMLFIIRGQLESSTTDGGRLGFFNCITLRPGDFCGEELLTWALMPTSNLSLPTSTRTVRSLTEVEAFALRAEDLKFVASQFKRLHSKRLQHAFRYYSHQWRTWGACFIQVAWRRYKKRKMTIDLARQEELYYGNNLDNESPYADYNESGGHSSSRDDHRAQHLGATVLASKFAANTRKGVAHKVASLDPDATCLNMPKKLFKPEDPTFLADPDDS
- the LOC107405731 gene encoding spermidine synthase 1 isoform X2, giving the protein MERRSTSTSGIISAAFSKDLHLKFPKEDGVFHLQVSNNGNNIGENRLFSSSVLLPAAMAVPAGTETNTAKTTCKEAAKAAADDDDDHHHSIVHPEISGWFSEHCPIWPGQAHFLKVEKMLFQGKSEYQSMMVFQSQAYGKVFVLDGALQLTEKDECAYQEMITHLPLCSIPNPKKVYKEFFPDIAVGYEDSRVTLHVKDGNAFLKSVPGGTYDAIIVDAFEPIRSDDELHRTPFFGLVAKALRPGGVLCIQAESIWFQSLNIEQLLSKYHQIFKGSVRYAWTIVPAYPSGVIGFLLCSKEGPSVEFKYPINPIDPNETHGVAKTPLKFYNSEMHSAAFCLPSFAKKVIDSKVSE
- the LOC107405731 gene encoding spermidine synthase 1 isoform X1, producing the protein MERRSTSTSGIISAAFSKDLHLKFPKEDGVFHLQVSNNGNNIGENRLFSSSVLLPAAMAVPAGTETNTAKTTCKEAAKAAADDDDDHHHSIVHPEISGWFSEHCPIWPGQAHFLKVEKMLFQGKSEYQSMMVFQSQAYGKVFVLDGALQLTEKDECAYQEMITHLPLCSIPNPKKVLLIGGGDGGILREISRHSTVHQIDICEIDTMLIDVYKEFFPDIAVGYEDSRVTLHVKDGNAFLKSVPGGTYDAIIVDAFEPIRSDDELHRTPFFGLVAKALRPGGVLCIQAESIWFQSLNIEQLLSKYHQIFKGSVRYAWTIVPAYPSGVIGFLLCSKEGPSVEFKYPINPIDPNETHGVAKTPLKFYNSEMHSAAFCLPSFAKKVIDSKVSE